CTCTGTCCCCTTTTCCTCCCcgcgtgcctcagtttccccgggCACCGCAAGAGGCGCAGGGAGGGGCCGGGGAGGGTCCCCTTTGTCGCCCcccgggctgggggggctctgttcccctgcccgtgtcccccccgcAGGACTCGGGGCCCGGTTTGGTTTCGGTGCTTTATTTGGTTCCAAACGGGGggagccccccccccccaccgAGCTGAGAGGGGGGTCCcggcggggctgggggtcccatccctgctgccgaggggagaactgggggggctggggcgGGGGGTGGCAGCTCCGTGCCCCTcgtggctgtccctgtgtccccagagcccccgggcacccccagctctgccccggGGGGGTTCCCCTGGCCTGGAGCCCCCCGGGATGGGCACGGAGCCCCCGGGAGCAGGGACCCCCTTCCCGGGGTGGGGGGCAATCCCTGGGCCGGGGGGGCGAGCGGGAACTGGGTGGGGAGAGGAGTGAGAGTGAACCGGGAACTCAGAAACCCCCCACCCACTttgggggggaaggggaggtgAGGATGAACCGGGACAGGCTCTGAACTGAGACCCCCTCctcagtttgggggtccctggagcAAAAGGAGTGTGAGAATGAACCGGGAGCAGAGCAGACACCCCCTCCtcaatttgggggtccctggggcaaAAGGAGTGTGAGAATGaactgggagcagagcagacaCCCCCTCCtcaatttgggggtccctgggacAGGCGGGCATGAActgggagcggagcggggccccCTACTCTCAATGGGGGGCGGGTTTAGGGGGCTGCCCGGAGCCGCCGCAGGGTGAGGatgagctggggcaggagcgAGCCCACCAGCACCGGCCCCAGGGTGTAGCGGGCACCCACGTTGAGGTACCAGAGGGCGGTGTCCTCGCTCTTGGGCAGCTTGTGCAGCACGTCCAGCGCCAGCAGCCCCAGCGCGGCGCTGCCCAGCGGCGGCTCCAGCCCCCGCAGCTCCCGGGCAGCGCGGCGGCTCAGGGGGTGCCGGGCggccagggccagccccagggcGCTGCCGCTCACCCGGCACAGCGAGGCCCAGGGCCGCGTCTCGGGCCGCAGCCAGCTCGGGTCCGAGCAGCGGGCGCTGGCCCGACGGAGCGACCTGCGGGGGTGCGCGGGGCTTGGGGTGAGACCCCCCGAAACGCTCCGGGGACACAGCTTTGGGGACAGCCCCCTCCCCGAACTGCCTGGGGGGCGgatccctggagctggggaatATCCCTGGGGTCAGTGCCTGCAGCCCCCAAAAATACTGCGGGAGAAGATTCCTGGGGATAGCTCCCTCCAGCCGGGAGGGATGCTATACTCCCTGGGGATAATCCTGCCTGTGGGCAGATCCCTGGGGTactccctgggacccccctgcccctgggaccccctgggacccccctgggacacccctgggacacccctgggaccccctgggacacccctgggaccccctgggaccccctggcacccccctggcacccccctgggacacccctgggaccccctggccCCGGGCACTCACCAGTCCAGGTCGAGCCCCGCGGCCGTGGCCAGCCCGTGCAGGGCCAGCGcgcccaggagcagccccagggccgTCACCAGGAAGAAGCGGCACTTGAAGAAGTTGGGGGGCCAGcgctgcagcccccagcccagagccatccctgtCAGCGGGAACAGGCGGGGTCGGcgctgggatggactgggaaggggctggggggaaggggaaggagctggggtgCCTCCCCTCACCTGCCAGCGAGCCGGTGACCACCTGATGGGGGAAGTGGGCCAGGACGAAGATCCGGGAGAGCCCCATGGCCACCAGCAGGAGGATGTAGGCAAGGAACGGGATCAGCCTGAGCAGCCGGCTGGAAGGGAACGGGGTCAGCCGGGGGCAGGGCGGGATCCACCCAGCGCCGCACACCCCGCACTCACCTCCGCGTGTACCGGGACACCGCCGTGCTCAGCGTGGTGACAATCGGCCACAGGGCCGCCCCCAGGATCATGCAGTGGCCCGAGGGGCTCCCTGGGGGATGAAACACGGGGCTGAGGGGAGCGTGTCCCAGCAGGAgaagagctgggaatgtccagcccagcccttccccGCTGCTCAGGAAGGGCTTTTCCCGCTTCCAGCCCAGCATTCCCACATGGAATCCTTGTGGATCCCGGGGCTGCCCGAGCCGTGACTCACCCGGGCCCGTCTCGCAGGTGACCGGGAACTGGTGCAGAGGGAGCTGCTCCCGGCTGGAGAGCCCCGACTCGTGGATCCACCAGTACGGGCGCTCCCCGAACAGGAACCTGCGGGCAGGGAGAGCACGGAGCCgtgggacagacagacagcccCAAAACCCGGGGGGCAGGATCCCTGCAGCCCATCCCAGGGgatccaggagagcaggatccctgcagcccatccaggggatccaggagggcaggatccctgcagcccatcccaggggatccaggagagcaggatccCTGCAGCCCATCCCGGGGATCCAGGAGGGCAGGATCCCTGCAGCCCATCCTGAAGGATCCAGGAGGGCAGGATCCCTGCAGCTCATCCCAAAGGATCCAGGAGGGCAGGATCCCTGCAGCCCATCCCAAATGATCCAGGAGGGCAGGATCCCTGCAGCCCATCCAGGGGATCCAGGAGGGCAGGATCCCTGCAGCCCATCCCGGGGGATCCAGGAGGGCAGGATCCCTGCAGCCCATCCCAAAGGATCCAGGAGGGCAGGATCCCTGCAGCCCATCCCAAAGGATCCAGGAGGGCAGGATCCCTGCAGCCCATCCTGGGgatccaggagagcaggatccctgcagcccatcccaggggatccaggagagcaggatccCTGATGCTCATCCCAAAGGATCCAGGAGGGCAGGATCCCTGCAGCCCATCCAGGGgatccaggagagcaggatccCTGCAGCCCATCCCAGGGGATCCAGGGATGATCCACAGGGGGAGGACAGGATCCCTTGGCAGCCCTGACGCCTCCTGGGGTTTTCTCTGCCAGGAATTGCTGGCAGATGCTTGGGGCAGCTCCGGTGACCCTGTGGAatgccacaggcagggagcagggagtcTGTGCCCAGAACTCCACAGGCAGGGAGTGGGGAGTCTGTGCCCAGAACTCCAcagacagggagcagggagtgtcccagtgcccccctCCACGTCCCCCCTCACCATTTGAGGACCACGTTGAGCCACTCGGCCACGAGGGCGATCCAGAGGACCATCATGGACACGTGCTCGTCCAGCCCGCGGGCCAGAGGGAAGCAGATGGTGTAGATGGAACCAGGATCCAGGTGGGAGGTCAGGAAGAGCCAGAACTGCTCCAGCCAGGGCGGCCCAGCCTGCAGGGCCACGGCTGCGTGGATCCCGGCCTCATGCAGGGCATCCATGGCACTGGGCtgggacacaggagggacatCAGCCCCCGCACACATCCCCTCAGGAATCCCTTGGGAACAGGGTGAGAGGTGGCTGGATCCCCTGGAATCCCTTGGGAACAGGGTGGGAGGTGGCTGGATCCCCAGGAATCCCTTGGGAACAGGGTGGGAGGTGGCTGGATCCCCTGGAATTCATTGGGAACAGGGTGGGAGGTGGCTGGATCCCCTGGAATTCATTGGGAACAGGGTGGGAGGTGGCTGGATCCCAGGAATTCATTGGGAACAGGGTGGGAGGTGGCTGGATCCCTGGAATCCCTTGGGAACAGGGTGGGAGGTGGCTGGATCCCTGGAATCCCTTGGGAACAGGGTGGGAGGTGGctggatcccagggatccctTGGGAACAGGGTGGGAGGTGGCTGGATCCCCTGGAATCCCTTGGGAACAGGGTGGGAGGTGGCTGGATCCCCTGGAATCCCTTGGGAACAGGGTGGGAGGTGGCTGGATCCCCTGGAATTCATTGGGAACAGGGTGGGAGGTGGCTGGATCCCCAGGAATCCCTTGGGAACAGGGTGGGAGGTGGCTGGATCCCAGGAATTCATTGGGAACAGGGTGGGAGGTGGCTGGATCCCAGGAATTCATTTGGAACAGGGTGGGAGGTGGCTGGATCCCAGGAATTCATTGGGAACAGGGTGGGAGGTggctggatccctggaattcatTGGGAACAGGGTGGGAGGTGGCTGGATCCCAGGAATTCATTTGGAACAGGGTGGGAGGTGGCTGGATCCCAGGAATTCATTGGGAACAGGGTGGGAGGTGGCTGGATCCCAGGAATTCATTGGGAACAGGGTGGGAGGTGGCTGGATCCCAGGAATTCATTTGGAACAGGGTGGGAGGTGGCTGGATCCCAGGAATTCATTGGGAACAGGGTGGGAGGTGGCTGGATCCCCAGGAATTCATTGGGAACAGGGTGGGAGGTGGCTGGATCCCCAGGAATTCATTGGGAACAGGGTGGGAGGTGGCTGGATCACCAGGGATCCCTTGGCACTGATTCAGGGACTCATTCACCCCTTGAAGTTTGCCCACAAATGGCTCCCAGGTTTCTGCCCGGGGGTGGAACAGGTGGAATCCCTGTGGCTCTGGGATCTGGGCAGGATCAGGGCATTGCTGGGGAtttgctggagcagctgtgatgCTCCAAACagccaccacctccctggggcTTTCCCTTGGAAACCTCCTGGCTCTCCCTGAGGTGATTCTGCAGAAggcctggggtgtccctggagtCTCCCTGGAGCCACCCTGggttttctttggggttttcctGGGGTCTCCCTGAAGCGGCTCCTGGGCCTCCCTGGGGCCCCTCTGGGCCTCCCTCTGCTCTCAGGCCTGAGGCCTCCCTGGGGTCTCCCTTACATCAGACCCGCGGCCTCCCCATGCCAACCAGCAGCCTCTGAGCCGCCCTGACCCTCCTTAAACCTCCCCGCGGTGCTCCGCAACCCCCGGTACCGGCGGGAGGTACCTCAGGGGGGGGCTTCATCCCGGGGACCCCTCAAAACTCCCTCCCGCCGTTCTCAGCGCCCTCTTCCGCCTACACTTCCCATCACCGCCCGCGGGGCGGCGCGCTACGGCGGGGCGGGAGGGACAAACCGCGGCCGGGGTGCGctcagccaatcagagcgcggGGCGGAGCAGATCGGCGGGGCGGAGCGCCAATCCCCGCCCTCGCTgccgcgcggccccgcccccgccgcgcctGGCCGAGGCGAGCGGAGCCGCGGGCGCTGCGGGCGGACAAGATGGCGGCGCCGGGCGAGTACTTCAGCGTGGGCAGCCAGGTGTCCTGCCGCACCTGCCAGGAGCAGCGCCTCCAGGGCGAGGTCGTCGCCTTCGACTACCCCAGCAAGATGCTGGCGCTCAGTATCCACCCGCCCGCGCCTCGCCGCGCTGGTCCCGGCCCCGGCGCGGCCCGCTCGGGCCTCTGCGGCCCGCCCGATGGGGAGCGGGGGGGGCGTGAGGGAGGGACGGGaaaggggggaaggaggggagggggtgtGAGGGGATCGAGGTGGGCGGCGACAgggaggggtttgagggggaGCGGGGAGACCCCCGAGGGAGGGGGGGAGTGGGGAGTCCggcagggaggttttgggggaattggAGAGAGTTTTGTGGGGGTGAACGGGGGGTTCGGGGAGCTCGGTGAGGAGGGATTGGGGGAGCCTTGTGATCGGTGAGCGGGGGGTTCAGGAGCCCTGTGCCCCGGAGAATGGGGGAGGCGGGGGTCTTGTGCTGGGTAAATGGATGTGGGGTGTTCTAGAGGGAGTTTTTGGGGGGAGTGAGGAGGTTTggattggggggattggggagcCTGTATTGGGGTGAATGGGGAGATTGAGGGGCCCTGTATTATAAAGAGCTTTTGAGGGGGAGTGGGGAGCCCTGCACTGGGTTAAACTGGGGGAGAGAGAACACCCAGTTTTGGGGAGAATGGGGGGGACTCGtcctggaggttttttggggggcagTGAGGAACCCTGTATTGGGGTGTGTGGGGGCAGTGGGGTGTTTCCAGCCCCCCCCAGTGTAAATATATGTGGATATGGTTTTGTTTGGAATCTGCAAGGAATGGGAAAAGCCAAGGGCTGTTGGAAAACAGAGGAGACACCCAGGAGAGGGGGGGAAGGTGAATGCTGAGCTCAGGGCTGGCGTTGGGGTTCTGGGGGCCCAGGGGTGGGTTCTGcaggggatgaggagctgggagagggttttgtggctggagctgtgggaaacACAATAGGAGAAGGGCCCCTGGGTGCCTGGGATGTGGTTGGAGCCAGGGGAGCTCCAGAGACAGCAGGAAAATCCCGGAGGGTCCAACAGGTTGCCCAGTGCTGTTTGTCTGCCCCACAGAGGGCTGAGCGCTTCCCCTCCACCTCTTCCTCCCCGAGCTGGGATGCTCCAGCTTTCCCCCAGAGGGAAAGATTGGAATTCCCTGGCTTTTTTTAGGGGGGGCTCCAGCTTGTGCTCAGGTGTgctgggaggggagcagggatcCCCACGAGGATCTGTTCCAGGAGGAGATGGCGTTGGCACTCTCCGTGCCgtgctccctgctccatccctccatcctcctCACGGGAGCAGGGGATTGTGCAGGGatccctggcagctctggaagggatgggggtgtttttggggggtggtgTTTCATTCACAGGGCAGTACCAACAACAAACCTTGTGTGTCCCTCTCCTGGCACTTCCCTTCCTTCCAGAACAGGGAACGCTCCCAGGGAGGCTGCTGCCCACAAGAGGAAAGAGTTCTGGTGGAAAAAGGGCAAATTTGGTGGTGCTGGTTCAGgccagtggtggtggtgggctGGTGCTGGTGGACCAGGACTGGAAAACTCAATCTGGAGCTGGGATAGACCAGGATCAGCAGCAGATGGGTCCAGAGAGAGACAAGCAGCTCTGTTGGGATCACTGATTATCCcaagaagggacaagggagcAGAGGAGCTTCCCACAAACCCACCCTTCTCCCGGTTtgctcctgggctgtgtcccACCTTTAAAAACCTCCCTCtggatttgttttccttaatCCCCCCCTTCCAGAATGCCCCTCTTCCAGTGGCAAGCCCAACCACGCAGACATCCTGCTCGTAAACTTACAGTACGTGTCAGAAGTGGAAATAATCAATGACCGCACGGAAACGCCTCCCCCTTTAGCCTCCCTCAACGTCAGCAAGGTGAGAGAGCCCCTCCTGCAGGGATCTCTGGGAATCCTGCAGGGATCTCCGGGAATCCTGCAGGGATCCAGTGGTGAGAGAGCCCCTCCTGCAGGGATCTCCGGGAATcctgcagggatccagcagtgaGAGAGCCCCTCCCGCAGGGATCTCCGGGAATCCTGCAGGGATCCAGCGGGATTCACCTCTGGAGCTcgcctgctcccagcacagcttcccCCAGCTCCGTTCTGGCTCTGGGCTTTGGCCACTTGGCTCTGGGTTTTAGCAGTTTGGCCTCTGGGTTTTATTGGGTTTAGGGTCTGGACTATTGGCATTTAGGGCctggattttgggtggttttggggcgTGGATTTTATGTCTAGATTTTTGCATTTGGGGACCTggattttggcatttttgggATCTAAAGGTGATCTTGTTTTGGGGCTTGGGTTTTGAGGGGTTTGGAGCCTGGGTTTTGGTAGTTTGGGGTGGGTGGTGGTGTTTGGGGTCTGGATGATGCTGGTTTGGGTCTAGACTGGACATGGTCTCCTGTTTTGGAGAGGACAGGAGGGGTGAAGATGTGGAGCTCATGGAATTCTGAGGAACTGCTTTTCACCCATCctggaaagaaagggaaggggacCCCAAGCCCTCGGTGCTGGGCTGAATCCAGGTGTGGAGGGCTCAGTTGTCACCTCCATGTCCCACAGGGACACCTCTCCCGAGGCTTTGTGTCACAAcaggtggcagcagctgggtgTCCATCCCCTCCCCGGGTCCCTTCCCATGGATTAACACCTCTGAGGTCCGGGATGACACAGCTGCCACCAAGGTGTGACTGTTGGCTGTCACTGCAGCGAGTGACACGGCTGGTAGCGCAGCCCAGGGGAACCCCCTCAGCAATTCCAGTGCTCTCTGGTCTTCTCCAGCATCCCAGGGATTGTGGATTTGGTGTGTGGGGAAATTGCAGATGGAGTCGAGCTGGAAGGGCCACTCCAGTGGCAGGAGGGGAGTTCTGTGGggccctgccccacatcccctTCCCCATGGATGTTCAGGGGCTGGGATGTTGGTGGCTGGTACTGGTTGtactgggaggaggaggaggaggaggaagaggaggtgtGGGCACGTGGgagtgctggtggtgctgcagGGAACCCGGAGAGTTGGGGACTTGGGAACACCACCTGTGCCACCAGAGGAGCTCGGCACAGCCATCCTCTGCCACTGCAGGAGATTCTGGAGGGATCCCCTCCATCGCCACCCAGCTGGGATGAGGGGGaccctggcactgggggaccctggcactgggggacCCTGGCGTGGTTCTTGGTGGCCCTGGCATGAACCTTGGTGGCCCTGGCGGTCCCTCCCTGCGTGCTGCTGCCGTCATTGATCCTGAGGGAGTGGGGAAGTGACTCATCCATTCATGCCGCCTGCACAAGGTGTGTGCAGGGGAGCCGTGGAGCTCCGTGCAGCGCTCACATCCAGGAGGCTGATCCGTTTCCTCTTGGCAGGCGTGGATGGGCAGGGGGAGCACGTGGTGCTGCAGGGGAGTGATGAGTGATGGGTGGATCCCCGTGGAAAtgctggggtgctgctggcacctcTCCTGTCCTGTCACCTCCCGGTGGCCTCTcctcagggctgtccccaggatgcagcagctgctgtgggagcaTCCCAAGGCTCGGGAAAGCCAGAGGCTTGGGACAGAGGGGATCTAAACCtcaggctggggaagggggatCTGCTCAGGGAGGACACGGCACAGGGGATCCCCAGTGCTCTGTCCCACGgttccagcccatcccagtgtGGAAGTCGGGATCCCAGTTCTCCAGCTTTGGGATGGCTCCCCTGCCTGGATGAGGGGCAGGGAAGGGTGTGGGGTGCAGGGAAGTTCCTGTGGAGCGTTGTGCCTGGTTTGGAAGCCTGCCTGGTGGTCTTGGAGAGAGCAGTTCTGCCATGGCATGGGGTGGGTGGCTTGTGAAGGTGAGgaaggctcctgtccctgttggGAGCACGTCCCCCTGCCCctgcagtggctgctcccagggcaccgagaggggacacggctgggaGAGGCACTGAAGTGTCCCCAGACAGAGGGAGCTCGGCCTTTCCCCACCCAGAGGGGCTTTGGGAGGGGTGAAACCCCCTCAGCCAGCGCCAGGAAGCCAGTCCAGCTCTGGGTGTGCTCCCAGGAATGAGGAGGctccaggaggaggaagaggagggatgatgCTGATGTGGCTCCTCCACTGCGGCATCTCCAGCCAGGAAAAGGCAGCTGGTCCAGGGCTGCTGCCTCCAGGCGCTGCATCCTTCTCCTCCCACATCCATGGGATTCAACATGGGGGATGCCAGGGTCGGGGTTTTCCATCTCTATTCCAGCACCCTGTGTGTAATCACACCTCCCCACACACGGATGCGACTCCCAGATAACCAATTCTGGTTATTTTTTGGGAGCAAATCAATTGCTGCAGGCTAAAGTTGCTCGTACTCCTGCATGGAGCATTTACTCCCAGCGTGTCGGGTATTTCAGGCTCCTCTTCCCCATCTCCCTCCCAAGTAAACGGAGTAGTGAGGGTGGTTTGCACCTAAAATGCCAGAACTGATTCAGAAGAGGCCAAGGGGAAGGGACAGGGGGACGTGGAAAGGTGGCACCACCATCCCCCAAATCTCTGGCAGTGGTGAGGGTGCCTCAGCAGGGGAATTCAGGCTGGAATCACAAGGGACAGAGCTGTGTTGGggggtccctgtgccccctCATTGCTCCCAGCCCaattccctgtccctgtgttttCCCAGCTTGCCAACAAAGCACGGacggagaaggaggagaagatgAGCCAGGCATATGCAATTAGTGCTGGTGTCtctctggaggggcagcagctctTCCAGACCATCCATAAGACGTAAGTGCCCACCTCAGGGTCCCCAGTGCCCACCTTGGGGTCCCCAGTGCCCACCTCGGGGTCCCCAGTGCCCACCTCAGAGTCCCCAGTGCCCACCTCGGAGTCCCCAGGCTGCTTTTTGGGGGATTCCCCTGGCTGGGTCGCTCTGGGACGCTCTGATGTGTCCTGGGATGTGCTGGATGGGATCCTCAGGGAGGGAGGGTGGCTCCCTGCCCGCTCCCTGCCCCTTCCTGGCACATCCCATCCCCCTGGACTCCCAcccctctccagctgcagtgACCTGGGGGGCTCTTTGCCCTCTCACTGGGACACAGACCCACCCTGGGGGGCAGTGGTGGCTTTCCCAGGCCAGGTGGCGTTCCCTGATCCCGTTGTCCCTCCCCTCAGCATTAAAGACTGTAAATGGCAGGAGAAGAACATAGTTGTGATGGAAGAAGTCGTCATTGCCCCTCCGTACCAGGTGGAAAACTGTAAAGGCAAAGAGGGAAGCGCCCTGAGCCACGTACGCAAAATAGTGAGTGTGGGCTGGGgagcctgggggtgctgggagggggacacgtccctggggacacccagaaaCCGTCCTGGCCATCGccctcccctccttccttcaGCTGTGTGTTCAGAATGGTGAGGAGGGGACAGACCTGTCACCTCCATGGGGACACCCAGAAACCGTCCTGGCCATCCCCCTCCCACCCTTCCTTCAGCTGTGTGTTCAGAATGGTGAGGAGGGGACAGacctgtcacctccctggggacatccaggagCCCGTCCTGGCCATCCCCCTCCCACCCTTCCTTCAGCTGTGTGTTCAGAATGGTGAGGAGGGGACAGacctgtcacctccctggggacacccagaaaCCGTCCTGGccatccccctcccctccttccttcaGCTGTGTGTTCAGAATGGTGAGGAGGGGACAGacctgtcacctccctggggacacccagaaaCCGTCCTTGGGTGGGCTCCAGCCCGTCCTGGccatccccttccctctccagaTCCCCCTCCCACCCTTCCTTGAGCTGTGTGTTCAGAATGGTGAGGAGGGGACAGacctgtcacctccctggggacatccaggagCCCGTCCTGGccatccccctcccctccttccttcaGCTGTGTGTTCAGAATGGCGAGGAGGGGACAGACGGGGCgggtgtcacctccctggggacaccccagcccTCCGTGTGTGGCTCCAGCCCCCCTTGGGCACCGCTCCTCCCCTAAGCCCCCGTTCCCCTGCAGGTGGAGAAACACTTTCGGGACGTGGAGAGCCAGAAGGTCCTGCAGCGTTCACAAGCACAGCAGACACAGAAGGACACGTCCCTCTCATCCTGAGGCCACCTTGGGCTCGCcccgtcccc
This sequence is a window from Poecile atricapillus isolate bPoeAtr1 chromosome 27, bPoeAtr1.hap1, whole genome shotgun sequence. Protein-coding genes within it:
- the G6PC3 gene encoding glucose-6-phosphatase 3; the protein is MKPPPEPSAMDALHEAGIHAAVALQAGPPWLEQFWLFLTSHLDPGSIYTICFPLARGLDEHVSMMVLWIALVAEWLNVVLKWFLFGERPYWWIHESGLSSREQLPLHQFPVTCETGPGSPSGHCMILGAALWPIVTTLSTAVSRYTRSRLLRLIPFLAYILLLVAMGLSRIFVLAHFPHQVVTGSLAGMALGWGLQRWPPNFFKCRFFLVTALGLLLGALALHGLATAAGLDLDWSLRRASARCSDPSWLRPETRPWASLCRVSGSALGLALAARHPLSRRAARELRGLEPPLGSAALGLLALDVLHKLPKSEDTALWYLNVGARYTLGPVLVGSLLPQLILTLRRLRAAP
- the LSM12 gene encoding protein LSM12 is translated as MAAPGEYFSVGSQVSCRTCQEQRLQGEVVAFDYPSKMLALKCPSSSGKPNHADILLVNLQYVSEVEIINDRTETPPPLASLNVSKLANKARTEKEEKMSQAYAISAGVSLEGQQLFQTIHKTIKDCKWQEKNIVVMEEVVIAPPYQVENCKGKEGSALSHVRKIVEKHFRDVESQKVLQRSQAQQTQKDTSLSS